One window from the genome of Nicotiana sylvestris chromosome 9, ASM39365v2, whole genome shotgun sequence encodes:
- the LOC138878148 gene encoding uncharacterized protein — MSLGMDLESLFLNHFAIEKTPNIFNLIKAAIHVGTWKYPTRFKKHKDEILMMLLNPEKPGIGDEIDSASTDEEEDEVIDSASDEEQDEEIDSVGDEKEDEEIDSGGVEFSVDDLHQTEKNSSSRFQETDQETGQILGREGNYNVSKAKSTLLKVRLSLNKTRDIDDKLQHKHVDSDKEKKTEVGKCLSDSTESKNMSCVTGSATKNSPGGLRKMNKDINHVEEKQDCSSQKIKRRIEGGGQLQKQRNCSAITRPNQKTPHSSTVARPMQKPAQSSTVATPMEKPAQSSTVGRTMQKVTQSSTVGRPVQKVTQSTTVARPLMEKTTQSINDMKSSGMKFESSKRKFEERVAEQKNAKRRIIMVDFHDMPKPAKDPSAPKRCWDRRRRS, encoded by the coding sequence ATGAGTTTAGGCATGGATTTAGAATCACTCTTTCTAAACCATTTTGCCATAGAGAAGACGCCAAATATTTTTAACTTGATTAAAGCAGCCATTCACGTTGGTACATGGAAGTACCCTACAAGGTTTAAGAAGCACAAAGATGAAATACTGATGATGTTGCTGAATCCGGAAAAACCAGGAATCGGTGATGAAATCGACAGTGCTAGTactgatgaagaagaagatgaagttaTCGACAGTGCTAGTGATGAAGAACAAGATGAAGAAATCGACAGTGTTGGCGATGAAAAGGAAGATGAAGAAATCGACAGTGGTGGTGTTGAGTTCTCTGTTGATGATCTCCACCAGACGGAGAAGAATTCTTCTTCTAGGTTTCAAGAAACTGATCAAGAAACAGGCCAAATTCTTGGGCGAGAAGGGAACTACAACGTCAGTAAGGCCAAATCTACTCTATTGAAAGTAAGACTAAGTTTAAACAAGACTCGGGACATTGACGACAAGCTTCAACACAAACATGTTGATAGTGATAAAGAAAAGAAGACAGAAGTAGGGAAGTGTCTGTCCGACAGTACAGAAAGCAAGAACATGAGTTGTGTCACGGGATCGGCAACCAAGAATTCTCCTGGAGGTTTAAGGAAGATGAACAAGGATATCAACCACGTAGAAGAAAAACAAGATTGTTCCTCACAGAAGATCAAGAGGAGGATTGAGGGAGGAGGGCAGTTACAGAAACAGAGAAACTGCAGTGCAATTACAAGACCAAATCAGAAAACACCACACAGCTCTACAGTAGCAAGACCAATGCAAAAACCAGCACAAAGCTCTACAGTTGCAACACCAATGGAAAAACCAGCACAAAGCTCTACAGTTGGAAGAACAATGCAAAAAGTAACACAAAGCTCTACAGTTGGAAGACCAGTGCAAAAAGTAACACAAAGCACTACAGTTGCAAGACCATTAATGGAAAAAACAACACAAAGCATCAACGATATGAAGAGTTCGGGAATGAAGTTTGAatcaagtaaaagaaaatttgaGGAAAGGGTTGCTGAGCAAAAAAATGCCAAGAGAAGGATCATAATGGTGGACTTTCATGATATGCCGAAACCAGCTAAAGATCCTTCTGCTCCCAAACGCTGCTGGGATAGGAGGAGGAGGTCTTGA
- the LOC104222661 gene encoding G-type lectin S-receptor-like serine/threonine-protein kinase LECRK4: MPWFLVRSTKCSVNVGITRYKAIHNVDWVNLYQLLTCTCQNFDDLKPHMGNHLLGFLLLFLTTSLVAFAQASNSSSNRNITFGSSIVASVNSLAWQSPSGDFAFGFRQIEGQKLYLLAIWFNKIPNKTLVWYANGDKLAPEGSKLELKTDGELILENPDGKVLWRPSLISVSYASLLDTGNFILASSDSSLVWQSFDHPCDTILPTQIVDTKKSLSSRTAENNFSRGHFELRLIPDGNLVLNTFALPTGNAYEAYFWSDTVDTKYPNVTGNRLIFNESGYLYIIMTSSRIVNITSGNIVPARDYYYRLILEYDGVLTQYAHPRAPRNGKWEGSWFRVWSKPDDICSAIQGQFGIGTCGFNSYCMLNSNGRPNCNCLPGFNLSDPSNEFRGCERDPIQRCNLDDTNPEDLYDMYPLDNIFWPNSANYEIMDSLNQDECQKFCLYDCNCVVAVEKKGTCYKKKMPVSNGRREEVDGKGFVKVLISSIPSGDFPYSPSQRGNGKKDKSAFSILGSVLLGTSAFFNFALLASLFALYVYRRRPRCVGSSSIPETNLRNFTFQELKVATNGFKLELGRGAFGTVYKGELPSSNSRTVVAVKKLDKLANDGENEFKTEASVIARTHHKNLVRLVGFCDEGPENKLLVYEFMSHSSLADFLFGQSRQEWNKRIRIAYGVARGILYLHEECSTQIIHCDIKPQNILLDDSFEARISDFGLAKLLMKDQTRTLTGIRGTRGYVAPEWFRNTAVTAKVDVYSYGIVLLETICCRRCMDIAMENEEEILLIEWVYDCIHSRMLHKLVQDDEEAVSDMKQLEKLVKVAIWCIQEDPNIRPSMRGVVHMLEGVVEIPMPPFPN, encoded by the coding sequence ATGCCGTGGTTTTTGGTTCGTTCAACCAAATGCTCTGTCAATGTAGGAATAACGCGTTACAAGGCAATACATAATGTAGACTGGGTAAACCTCTATCAGTTACTCACTTGTACTTGTCAAAACTTTGATGATCTAAAACCCCATATGGGAAACCATCTTCTtggctttcttcttcttttcctaaCAACATCATTGGTTGCATTTGCGCAGGCTTCTAATTCTAGTAGCAATAGAAACATCACTTTTGGGTCGTCCATTGTTGCATCAGTTAATTCTCTAGCATGGCAATCACCTTCTGGTGACTTTGCCTTTGGCTTTCGCCAAATAGAAGGTCAAAAACTTTACTTGCTCGCTATCTGGTTCAACAAAATACCAAACAAAACATTGGTTTGGTATGCAAATGGAGATAAGCTAGCCCCAGAAGGATCTAAACTTGAGCTTAAAACAGATGGTGAACTCATTCTTGAGAATCCAGATGGTAAAGTCCTCTGGAGACCAAGTCTTATTAGCGTTTCTTATGCTTCGTTGTTGGATACAGGGAATTTCATCCTTGCTAGCAGCGATTCTAGTCTTGTGTGGCAAAGTTTTGACCACCCTTGTGATACAATCTTGCCTACACAAATAGTTGACACTAAAaagtcattgtcttctaggacaGCAGAGAATAACTTCTCGAGGGGGCATTTTGAGCTTCGTTTGATACCCGATGGCAATCTTGTGCTCAACACCTTTGCATTGCCAACAGGAAATGCATACGAGGCATACTTTTGGAGTGACACGGTTGATACAAAATATCCTAATGTGACAGGAAACAGGCTAATCTTTAATGAGTCTGGTTACCTTTATATTATTATGACCAGCAGTAGGATTGTGAATATAACTTCTGGAAATATTGTTCCAGCAAGAGACTACTATTACAGGCTTATTCTTGAATATGATGGTGTGTTAACCCAATATGCTCATCCCAGGGCGCCAAGAAACGGAAAGTGGGAGGGGAGCTGGTTCAGAGTTTGGTCTAAACCAGATGATATCTGCTCGGCCATTCAGGGTCAATTTGGTATAGGAACTTGTGGTTTCAATAGCTATTGCATGCTTAACTCAAATGGAAGGCCAAATTGTAACTGTCTTCCCGGATTTAACCTTTCTGATCCAAGCAATGAGTTCAGGGGTTGTGAACGCGATCCAATCCAAAGATGCAATTTGGATGATACTAATCCGGAAGATCTGTATGATATGTATCCTTTAGATAACATATTTTGGCCTAATTCTGCAAACTATGAGATAATGGACTCCCTTAATCAAGATGAATGCCAGAAGTTTTGTTTGTATGACTGTAATTGTGTGGTTGCAGTAGAAAAAAAGGGAACCTGTTATAAAAAGAAGATGCCAGTTTCTAATGGAAGGAGGGAAGAGGTTGACGGCAAGGGTTTTGTTAAAGTGTTGATATCTAGTATCCCCTCCGGTGATTTCCCATATTCGCCATCACAAAGGGGAAATGGGAAGAAAGATAAATCAGCATTTTCcatcttgggatcagttctcctTGGCACCTCTGCCTTTTTTAACTTTGCTCTTTTGGCATCCCTCTTTGCGTTATATGTTTACCGTAGAAGACCACGATGTGTTGGTTCATCAAGCATCCCGGAGACAAATTTGAGAAACTTTACTTTCCAAGAGCTTAAGGTAGCAACAAATGGTTTCAAGCTAGAACTTGGGAGGGGTgctttcggcacagtttataaaGGAGAGTTGCCATCTTCTAATTCAAGAACAGTTGTAGCAGTCAAGAAACTAGACAAGCTAGCAAATGATGGTGAGAACGAATTCAAAACAGAAGCCAGTGTAATAGCCAGGACTCATCACAAGAATTTGGTGAGATTGGTTGGATTCTGTGATGAAGGACCAGAAAATAAGCTTTTGGTTTACGAGTTTATGAGCCATAGCTCCTTGGCAGACTTCCTTTTCGGTCAGTCAAGGCAAGAATGGAACAAAAGAATCAGAATTGCATATGGGGTTGCaagaggaatcttgtatttgcaCGAGGAGTGCAGCACACAGATCATCCATTGCGATATAAAGCCTCAAAACATCCTGCTGGATGATTCATTTGAAGCAAGGATCTCTGATTTCGGATTGGCAAAACTTTTGATGAAGGATCAAACTCGGACACTAACGGGGATTAGAGGGACCAGAGGCTATGTTGCACCAGAATGGTTCAGGAACACAGCTGTGACTGCCAAAGTGGATGTTTATAGCTATGGCATTGTTTTGCTAGAAACCATTTGTTGCAGGAGGTGTATGGACATCGCTATGGAGAATGAAGAGGAAATACTACTGATCGAGTGGGTGTATGATTGTATCCACTCGAGAATGCTGCATAAGCTAGTACAAGACGATGAAGAGGCAGTAAGCGACATGAAGCAGCTAGAGAAGCTTGTAAAAGTAGCGATTTGGTGCATTCAAGAGGATCCAAATATCAGGCCCTCCATGAGAGGGGTAGTACATATGTTGGAAGGGGTTGTTGAAATCCCCATGCCTCCATTTCCTAATTGA
- the LOC104222662 gene encoding uncharacterized protein, with amino-acid sequence MMWRFKPFMPKEQAGLEGRTIDIGSLKVHVRNAIAEGGFSCVYLARDVLHGSKQYALKHIIVNDEESLDLVLKEISVMKSLKGHPNIVTLNAHTFLDMGRTKEALLVMEYCEKSLVSVLENRGAGFFEEKQVLLIFRDVCNAVFAMHCQSPSIAHRDLKAENLLLGADGLWKLCDFGSTSTNHKRFEKPEEMGIEEDNIRKHTTPAYRAPEMWDLYRREIINEKVDIWALGCLLFRICYFKSAFDGESKLQVLNGNYRIPELPKYSTSIVDLIRDMLQSSPDARPDITQVWFRVNGMLPDELQKSLPDRPPEMKQQGIDGQEGFPRATGKTSPMPRRNPPPPPSAAESNQNVSPSSHNSKAGGTTGPIGAFWNTQHAATASGSEETSRPKFDEEIRHNSSSHDKSHPNKVPASYKTSPSKEESLSSHPIQNNVRAKPANRAGEASSKDFEINFFQDECQSVGSDKSSKLEGSTVTQGEALNAFVAEFSTNKPSPRNNTKQPEKKELLEAEVEKLKEQLSRANMEKAEITSKFEKLSAICRSQRQEIQELKQALAVSTPSPNRDTSRDQASPGSQPSSVPPPRKDNIEGTVWELEQGLFGGSQVSPDSKPWQAFADDDPKQQPTSVNANPRSVRTKNGHQNRQTSETNTSGFGTDSFRAVPASSSQIKATFNESKNYQRFGEPKNVNSKSASQPAGWAGF; translated from the exons ATGATGTGGAGATTCAAACCTTTTATGCCCAAGGAACAGGCTGGGCTTGAAGGTCGCACCATTGATATTGGCAGTCTCAAAGTTCATGTGCGCAATGCAATTGCAGAGGGCGGATTCTCTTGTGTTTATTTAGCCCGAGATGTACTACATGGTTCAAAGCAGTATGCATTAAAGCATATTATTGTTAATGATGAAGAATCACTTGATCTAGTACTGAAAGAGATTTCAGTGATGAAATCGCTCAAGGGTCATCCTAATATTGTCACACTAAATGCGCATACCTTCTTGGATATGGGTCGTACAAAGGAAGCTCTCCTTGTTATGGAATATTGTGAGAAATCCTTGGTCAGTGTCCTTGAGAACCGAGGAGCTGGCTTCTTTGAGGAGAAACAAGTCCTCTTAATATTCAGGGATGTATGCAATGCTGTCTTTGCTATGCACTGCCAGTCCCCATCCATAGCTCACAG AGATTTGAAGGCTGAGAACCTTTTGCTGGGTGCTGATGGATTATGGAAGTTGTGTGATTTTGGCAGTACATCAACCAACCACAAGCGTTTTGAGAAACCTGAGGAAATGGGAATCGAGGAGGACAATATAAGGAAACACACTACACCTGCATACAGAGCTCCTGAG ATGTGGGATTTGTATCGGAGAGAAATTATAAATGAGAAGGTAGACATATGG GCCCTTGGCTGTCTACTCTTTCGGATATGCTACTTCAAGTCTGCATTTGATGGTGAATCAAAACTTCAAGTTTTAAATGGCAATTACCGGATTCCAGAATTACCAAAATATAGCACTTCCATTGTAGACCTAATAAGAGATATGCTTCAGTCTTCACCAGATGCCAGACCAGATATCACGCAG GTATGGTTCCGTGTTAATGGTATGCTGCCAGATGAGCTTCAGAAGTCATTACCCGACAGACCCCCTGAAATGAAGCAACAGGGTATTGATGGGCAGGAAG GATTTCCAAGAGCTACAGGTAAGACTAGTCCAATGCCTCGCAGAAATCCTCCACCACCTCCTTCGGCTGCAGAATCTAATCAGAATGTGTCTCCTTCATCACATAATTCAAAAGCTGGTGGAACTACTGGTCCAATCGGTGCATTTTGGAATACTCAGCATGCAGCAACTGCCTCTGGTTCAGAGGAAACATCCAGACCCAAATTTGACGAAGAGATTAGGCACAATTCTTCAAGCCATGATAAGAGTCATCCCAATAAGGTTCCAGCCTCTTATAAAACTAGCCCCTCAAAAGAGGAAAGTCTCAGTTCCCATCCAATACAAAATAATGTGCGAGCAAAACCGGCTAATAGAGCAGGGGAAGCCTCATCAAAGGATTTTGAAATAAACTTTTTCCAGGATGAATGTCAGAGTGTTGGGAGTGATAAATCTTCAAAGTTAGAGGGGTCAACTGTCACCCAGGGTGAAGCACTCAATGCTTTTGTTGCAGAATTCTCTACCAATAAACCTAGCCCTAGAAATAACACGAAACAACCAGAGAAGAAAGAGCTCTTGgaagcagaggttgagaagctgAAGGAACAACTGTCACGTGCCAACATGGAGAAGGCTGAAATAACGTCAAAATTTGAAAAGCTATCTGCAATATGCCGGTCACAGCGACAAGAGATACAAGAGCTTAAGCAAGCTCTTGCTGTCAGTACTCCATCACCAAATCGAGACACCTCGAGGGATCAAGCTTCTCCTGGAAGTCAACCATCCAGTGTTCCACCACCG AGAAAAGATAACATTGAGGGAACAGTATGGGAACTTGAGCAAGGATTATTTGGCGGGAGTCAAGTGAGCCCAGATTCAAAGCCCTGGCAAGCATTTGCTGATGATGATCCAAAGCAACAACCTACTTCAGTTAATGCTAATCCTAGATCAGTCAGGACAAAAAATGGCCACCAGAACAGACAGACATCTGAAACAAATACATCAGGATTTGGAACAGATAGCTTTAGGGCTGTGCCAGCTTCCAGCTCTCAGATAAAGGCTACTTTCAACGAGTCCAAAAATTATCAGCGTTTTGGTGAACCAAAGAATGTAAATAGCAAATCAGCTTCCCAACCTGCTGGATGGGCAGGTTTCTAG
- the LOC104248262 gene encoding uncharacterized protein produces the protein MSKPDYFASPTNSSCCKLLNPNGSCLIAQTTDQGKINAVSVYSRMQSLTDLESIVPFRFSLRMLSIPLHSDCPYINNQGDRIHATIGKYVLKFFRNKIHDLRLYRMNYFVVGPNNLKLRTTTHKLKLTFTQKTFVEETNDHSFHMNIFNLRPFHQLTNEHDVDETELLDVVDQVVTYEDVKTYNQGDDQSFLINVVLEDDQIMATLWSELVDQIQHHLNESADEPLIESSYWIAAKLVNLELDRGWSYLACNKCSRKVEKVGNKYFCAKCNEEESSVTHRYRLQTSLADADCSYPSEMDDILYKKFMFKVIVKQENIESQVEVYKVLKFTDDDDLLKEYDHTLFEDNMNDSHFLDGQSSSGDKLFGDLMAESQLKYVLQTPIEKSVSESGSSVLDDGDACNVKISPLKTYDKKTRYANKASAVAADDDFNSQLSSNKVRRVVKKEKNP, from the exons ATGTCTAAACCTGATTATTTTGCAA gTCCAACGAATTCAAGCTGCTGCAAACTGTTAAATCCTAATGGTTCCTGCTTAATTGCACAAACTACAGATCAAGGCAAAATAAATGCTGTTTCAGTGTACTCTCGGATGCA ATCTTTAACTGATCTGGAATCCATTGTGCCATTTCGTTTTTCACTTCGAATGTTGAGTATACCTTTACATAGTGATTGTCCTTATATTAACAATCAG GGTGATCGTATACATGCTACAATCGGAAAGTATGTTCTTAAGTTTTTTAGGAACAAGATACATGATCTTCGCTTATATCGTATGAACTACTTTGTAGTCGGACCAAATAATTTGAAGTTGAGGACTACGACACACAAGTTGAAGCTGACATTTACTCAAAAGACATTTGTCGAGGAAACAAATGATCATTCATTTCATATGAACATCTTTAACTTGCGCCCTTTTCACCAACTAACAAATGAACATGATGTCGATGAGACAGAATTACTcg ATGTTGTTGATCAGGTTGTGACCTATGAAGATGTTAAGACCTACAATCAGGGAGACGACCAAAGTTTCCTTATTAATGTTGTACTCGAAGATGATCA GATTATGGCAACATTATGGAGTGAACTTGTGGATCAAATTCAACATCACTTGAATGAATCTGCCGATGAGCCTTTGATT GAATCCAGCTATTGGATTGCGGCAAAATTGGTTAATTTGGAACTTGACCGGGGATGGTCATACTTGGCATGCAACAAGTGTAGTCGAAAGGTGGAAAAAGTTGGAAATAAATACTTTTGTGCCAAATGCAATGAAGAAGAGTCTTCTGTTACTCACAG GTATAGGCTTCAA ACTTCACTTGCGGATGCTGACTGTTCTTATCCAAGTGAAATGGACGATATTCTTTATAAAAAATTCATGTTCAAGGTTATTGTTAAGCAAGAGAATATTGAGTCGCAGGTCGAAGTCTACAAAGTTCTTAAGTTTACTGATGATGATGACCTTCTAAAGGAATACGACCATACTTTATTCGAAGACAATATGAAT GATTCACATTTTTTGGATGGACAAAGCTCAAGTGGAGATAAGCTTTTCGGG GATCTTATGGCCGAAAGTCAGCTGAAGTATGTTTTGCAAACTCCCATTGAAAAAAGTGTATCAGAAAGTGGATCGTCGGTGTTAGACGATGGAGATGCTTGCAATGTAAAAATATCCCCTTTGAAGACATATGACAAGAAGACTAGATACGCTAATAAGGCATCAGCAGTAGCAGCAGATGATGACTTCAATTCTCAACTGTCTAGCAACAAGGTTCGCAGAGTcgtaaagaaagaaaagaatccCTGA